In Cydia pomonella isolate Wapato2018A chromosome 27, ilCydPomo1, whole genome shotgun sequence, a single genomic region encodes these proteins:
- the LOC133532623 gene encoding oocyte zinc finger protein XlCOF6-like isoform X1, whose translation MDASSSGGMVRVKQEPERATYRARVKEEAEFMDEEERVKEECSDSDDGCGVSEAAMLAGLYAEHEVKDELVLGPERPHRPTVGLVVRRVADGGFVTGAGFFARDCSVQLERLSTHATRGHQPRGTAGCETTTPPHTDSDIEQQIFVRPEKEQTSPAFASSAVSGGPGSCAVRLERLLPDAARRSCRVGRRTYKLRAAEPAAAASYQCHHCGRRFTNKSVLKIHVHTHSPLHHSTVRDYGLERHHTLHGDKKQYKKAHVIIQIGEKPFGCNHCGYKSSSKLNLHAHLKTHTDEKPFWCSHCGYKFKKKSILSAHLKTHTDEKPFSCSHCGHKSKRKGDLQIHLITHTNAKPFWCSHCGYKCKTKGDLRKHLIIHTDEKPFRCSHCSHECKRKNELRRHLMTHTDEKPFTCSHCGFKCRTKGNLQTHLVTHTDEKPFRCSHCGYKCKRKEDLQKHLIIHTDEKPFRCSHCGYKCKSKAILQKHLISHTDEKPFMCSHCGYKFKKKSILSAHLKTHTDEKPFSCSHCGHKSKRKGDLQIHLITHTNAKPFWCSHCGYKCKTKGDLRKHLIIHTDEKPFRCSHCSHECKRKNELRRHLMTHTDEKPFTCSHCGFKCRTKGNLQTHLVTHTDEKPFRCSHCGYKCKRKEDLQKHLIIHTDEKPFRCSHCGYKCKSKAILQKHLISHTDEKPFMCSHCGYKCKRKSDLQKHLITHTDEKPFRCSHCNYKFKKKEILRAHLMTHTDEKPFSCSHCGYKCRRKADLRIHLKTYTDDKPFRCSHCHYGCYKKGDLRNHEMKHTREKPFGCNNCDYKSHSKTYLRRHQKIHTGEKPFQCSYCEYTCRRKDHLRSHQKIHTRI comes from the exons ATGGACGCGAGCTCGAGCGGCGGCATGGTGCGCGTGAAGCAGGAGCCCGAGCGGGCTACTTACCGCG CCCGTGTTAAGGAAGAAGCCGAATTCATGGATGAAGAGGAGCGTGTGAAGGAGGAGTGCTCGGACAGCGACGACGGATGCGGCGTGAGCGAGGCCGCCATGCTGGCCGGCCTGTACGCCGAGCACGAGGTCAAGGACGAGCTCGTGCTGGGGCCGGAGCGCCCGCACCGCCCCACAGTCGGCCTGGTGGTGCGCC GTGTCGCGGACGGCGGGTTTGTTACGGGAGCGGGTTTTTTCGCTCGGGATTGCTCTGTGCAACTCGAGCGCCTCTCGACCCACGCTACTCGAGGCCACCAGCCTAGAGGGACCGCCGGCTGCGAGACCACCACTCCACCCCATACAGACTCTGATATTGAACAGCAAATATTTGTTAGACCTGAGAAAGAACAGACAT CACCCGCTTTTGCCTCCTCTGCGGTGTCGGGTGGGCCTGGCTCGTGCGCGGTCAGGCTGGAGCGCCTGCTGccggacgcggcgcggcgcagctgCCGGGTCGGGCGCCGCACGTACAAGCTGCGCGCCGCcgagcccgccgccgccgccagctATCAGTGCCACCATTGCGGCAGACGGTTCACGAACAAGTCGGTTTTAAAGATACACGTACACACTCACTCGCCTTTACATCATTCAACCGTACGCGATTATGGTTTAGAACGACATCACACGCTACACGGCGacaaaaaacagtataaaaaggCTCACGTGATTATACAGATAGGTGAAAAGCCTTTCGGGTGTAATCACTGTGGCTACAAGAGTAGttcgaaattaaatttacatGCTCACCTGAAGACTCACACTGACGAGAAGCCCTTTTGGTGTAGCCACTGTGGctacaagtttaaaaaaaaatcaattttaagtGCTCACCTGAAGACTCACACTGACGAGAAGCCTTTCAGTTGTAGCCACTGTGGCCACAAGAGTAAAAGAAAAGGAGATTTACAGATACACCTGATAACTCACACAAACGCGAAGCCTTTCTGGTGTAGCCACTGTGGCTACAAGTGTAAAACAAAAGGAGATTTACGGAAACACCTGATTATTCACACAGACGAGAAGCCTTTCAGATGTAGCCATTGTAGCCACGAGTGTAAAAGAAAAAATGAGTTGCGGAGACACCTGATGACTCACACAGACGAGAAGCCTTTCACTTGTAGCCACTGTGGCTTCAAGTGTAGAACAAAGGGAAATTTACAGACTCACCTGGTAACTCACACAGATGAGAAGCCTTTCAGGTGTAGCCACTGTGGCTACAAGTGTAAAAGAAAAGAAGATTTACAGAAACACCTGATAATTCACACAGACGAGAAGCCTTTCAGGTGTAGCCACTGTGGCTACAAGTGTAAAAGCAAAGCAATTTTACAGAAACACCTGATAAGTCACACAGACGAGAAGCCTTTCATGTGTAGCCACTGTGGctacaagtttaaaaaaaaatcaattttaagtGCTCACCTGAAGACTCACACTGACGAGAAGCCTTTCAGTTGTAGCCACTGTGGCCACAAGAGTAAAAGAAAAGGAGATTTACAGATACACCTGATAACTCACACAAACGCGAAGCCTTTCTGGTGTAGCCACTGTGGCTACAAGTGTAAAACAAAAGGAGATTTACGGAAACACCTGATTATTCACACAGACGAGAAGCCTTTCAGATGTAGCCATTGTAGCCACGAGTGTAAAAGAAAAAATGAGTTGCGGAGACACCTGATGACTCACACAGACGAGAAGCCTTTCACTTGTAGCCACTGTGGCTTCAAGTGTAGAACAAAGGGAAATTTACAGACTCACCTGGTAACTCACACAGATGAGAAGCCTTTCAGGTGTAGCCACTGTGGCTACAAGTGTAAAAGAAAAGAAGATTTACAGAAACACCTGATAATTCACACAGACGAGAAGCCTTTCAGGTGTAGCCACTGTGGCTACAAGTGTAAAAGCAAAGCAATTTTACAGAAACACCTGATAAGTCACACAGACGAGAAGCCTTTCATGTGTAGCCACTGTGGCTACAAGTGTAAAAGAAAATCAGATTTACAGAAACACCTGATAACTCACACAGACGAAAAGCCTTTCAGGTGTAGCCACTGTAACTACAAgtttaaaaagaaagaaattttACGTGCTCATTTGATGACTCACACAGACGAAAAGCCTTTCAGTTGTAGCCACTGTGGCTACAAGTGTAGAAGAAAAGCAGATTTACGGATTCACCTGAAGACTTACACAGACGACAAGCCTTTCAGGTGTAGCCACTGTCACTACGGGTGCTACAAAAAAGGGGACTTGAGGAATCACGAGATGAAACACACTAGGGAGAAACCTTTCGGCTGTAATAACTGTGACTACAAGAGCCATAGCAAAACATATCTACGACGTCATCAAAAGATACACACGGGGGAAAAGCCCTTCCAGTGTAGTTATTGCGAATACACGTGCAGGAGAAAAGATCATTTAAGGTCTCACCAAAAGATACACACTCGGATataa